In Marinicella rhabdoformis, a genomic segment contains:
- the rodA gene encoding rod shape-determining protein RodA has translation MVKRKITHWFDPVLLFLLISLLGYGLVVLYSAGGVGLVERQTIRIGLGLFAMLFIAQIRPERFEQFTPLVFAVSVLLLVAVLFFGVTVKGAKRWLDLGISLQPSELCKITLPMMVAWIFRHASLPPDWKHLLGAFSVIGLCTGLIYQQPDLGTSILIALSGIFVIYLAGISWKLIIGGGLLAVMASPIVWYFMHEYQKQRVLMFLNPESDPLNRGWNIIQSKIAIGSGGVSGKGWQQGSQTQLDFLPEHSTDFILSVLSEEFGFIGVTILFLLYTLIIMRCLFIASQAKNTYNRLICGALTLILFVYITINAGMISGVFPVVGVPLPLVSYGGTSVLTLLASFGIIMSIHTHKKLIQQ, from the coding sequence ATGGTTAAACGGAAAATCACCCATTGGTTCGACCCTGTGCTGTTATTTTTATTGATCTCATTACTGGGTTATGGCTTGGTTGTTTTATACAGTGCGGGTGGCGTTGGTCTGGTCGAAAGGCAAACCATCAGAATCGGACTGGGTTTGTTCGCCATGTTATTCATTGCCCAAATCAGGCCAGAACGGTTCGAACAATTCACTCCATTGGTTTTTGCGGTTTCTGTACTGTTGTTGGTGGCTGTACTTTTTTTCGGCGTCACAGTAAAAGGTGCCAAACGTTGGCTAGACTTAGGCATCAGCTTACAACCCTCTGAACTTTGCAAAATCACCTTACCCATGATGGTGGCCTGGATATTTCGACACGCTTCTTTACCACCCGATTGGAAGCACCTGTTGGGTGCCTTTTCAGTCATTGGACTGTGTACCGGCCTGATTTATCAACAACCTGACTTAGGCACCTCTATTCTCATCGCCCTTTCGGGTATTTTTGTCATTTATCTGGCAGGTATATCTTGGAAATTGATCATAGGCGGTGGCTTACTGGCAGTCATGGCTTCCCCCATTGTCTGGTACTTTATGCATGAATACCAAAAACAACGCGTGTTGATGTTTTTGAACCCAGAGTCTGATCCTTTAAATAGAGGTTGGAATATCATTCAATCTAAAATTGCGATTGGTTCTGGCGGGGTCAGTGGTAAAGGCTGGCAACAAGGAAGCCAAACACAATTGGATTTTTTACCGGAACATTCTACAGACTTTATCCTCTCAGTATTATCCGAAGAATTTGGTTTTATTGGAGTGACCATACTGTTTTTGCTTTACACATTAATTATCATGCGATGCCTGTTTATAGCCAGCCAAGCAAAAAACACATACAATCGATTAATTTGTGGGGCACTAACCCTTATTTTATTTGTCTATATCACCATCAATGCTGGCATGATTTCAGGGGTTTTCCCCGTGGTGGGCGTTCCACTTCCCCTTGTCAGCTATGGCGGCACTTCGGTGCTTACTTTACTGGCATCATTTGGTATCATTATGTCAATCCATACTCATAAGAAACTCATACAACAATGA
- the mltB gene encoding lytic murein transglycosylase B, whose amino-acid sequence MKKTLLLALLGSLTTAQAAVDLTQVDQFITNTAAKNKLDPQWVRSIISQANHQQGIIDAMSKPAERTLRWFEYRKIFMTDKRVNEGVDFWTKHQSVIDQVSKESGVDPEYIVAIIGVETFYGRIMGNHKVLDALYTLAFDYPKRSPFFTKELEHFLLLANEQHVNALNAKGSYAGAMGFGQFMPSSYRSYAVDFEKDEKIDLLNNPQDAIASVANYLARHGWKSGGTVVSAIDVETTVDTKNNQLKPHLKTKDGVDYTQLALKTSETETAYWQGFKNFYVISRYNHSHLYVMAVHQVAQAIKAAKGSK is encoded by the coding sequence ATGAAAAAAACACTACTACTGGCCCTGTTGGGCAGTTTGACCACAGCACAAGCCGCTGTTGACCTGACACAGGTTGATCAATTCATCACCAACACGGCTGCAAAAAATAAACTCGACCCACAATGGGTGCGCAGCATTATTTCTCAAGCCAATCACCAACAAGGTATCATTGATGCCATGAGCAAACCTGCTGAGCGTACCTTGCGTTGGTTTGAATACAGAAAGATATTCATGACCGACAAGCGAGTAAATGAAGGCGTAGATTTTTGGACTAAACACCAAAGCGTGATTGACCAAGTGTCTAAGGAATCAGGTGTCGACCCTGAGTATATTGTTGCCATCATTGGTGTAGAAACCTTTTATGGTCGCATCATGGGCAACCACAAGGTATTGGATGCCTTGTACACTCTGGCTTTTGACTACCCAAAAAGATCCCCATTTTTCACCAAAGAACTCGAACACTTTTTACTTTTAGCCAATGAACAACATGTCAATGCACTCAATGCAAAAGGCTCATATGCTGGTGCCATGGGTTTTGGTCAATTCATGCCTTCCAGTTACCGCAGCTATGCCGTTGACTTTGAAAAAGATGAAAAGATCGATTTACTCAACAACCCCCAAGACGCCATTGCATCGGTGGCCAACTATTTGGCCCGCCATGGATGGAAATCAGGTGGTACAGTGGTATCAGCAATAGATGTCGAAACAACCGTTGACACAAAAAACAACCAGTTGAAACCACATTTAAAAACAAAAGATGGCGTGGACTACACACAATTGGCACTGAAAACCAGTGAAACCGAAACAGCATACTGGCAAGGGTTTAAAAACTTTTACGTAATCTCACGTTACAACCACTCTCATTTATATGTTATGGCTGTACACCAAGTGGCACAAGCCATTAAAGCAGCAAAGGGTTCAAAGTAA
- a CDS encoding septal ring lytic transglycosylase RlpA family protein, translating to MKITNYVSVMLVSVLLLSACGKKVQTKPWKPYSENLSKYGNHSPYRVNGRKYHVNNNPVGFTEKGQASWYGKKFHGRKTSNQEIFDMYKLTAAHKILPLPSYVEVTNLDNGKQVIVRVNDRGPFVGDRIIDLSYGAAKALDFVNQGIANVKIEVIKAPKNLQASPIKQGLTYIQLGAFSDNNTAYNLAKKVTELLGIETFVTILKTQSGLLHRVRIGPFNSENKIQQLINQISQKGINNAQVVTE from the coding sequence ATGAAAATAACCAATTATGTATCGGTCATGCTTGTTTCTGTGCTGCTGCTATCTGCCTGTGGAAAAAAAGTACAAACAAAGCCCTGGAAGCCTTACTCTGAAAATTTAAGTAAATACGGCAACCACTCGCCTTATCGAGTTAACGGCAGGAAGTATCATGTCAACAACAACCCCGTGGGGTTCACAGAAAAGGGGCAAGCTTCTTGGTACGGTAAAAAATTTCATGGTCGAAAAACTTCAAACCAAGAAATTTTTGACATGTACAAGTTAACTGCAGCACACAAGATTTTACCCTTACCCAGTTATGTAGAAGTGACCAATTTAGATAATGGCAAGCAAGTGATTGTTAGGGTCAATGACCGAGGGCCTTTTGTCGGTGATCGCATCATAGATTTGTCATACGGCGCGGCAAAAGCTTTGGACTTTGTTAACCAAGGTATCGCCAATGTTAAAATTGAAGTCATCAAAGCGCCAAAAAACTTACAGGCCAGCCCCATCAAACAAGGTTTAACCTATATTCAATTGGGTGCATTTTCTGATAACAACACCGCCTACAATTTGGCTAAAAAAGTCACTGAATTACTTGGAATCGAAACATTTGTCACCATATTGAAAACCCAGTCTGGCCTGTTGCACCGTGTGCGCATAGGGCCATTCAATTCAGAAAACAAAATACAACAATTAATCAACCAAATCAGCCAAAAGGGTATCAACAATGCCCAAGTGGTCACAGAATAA
- a CDS encoding D-alanyl-D-alanine carboxypeptidase family protein, with translation MTKKIHTFMTLMLFCAVSIAQTNISITPQAPQVDASSYILMDYHSGRILAENNKDLAVDPASITKMMTAYVVFSELKAGTLSLTDMVTVSEKAWRTGGSKMFIEVNKQVSVDELIHGMIIQSGNDACVALAEHIAGSEEVFASMMNQHANSLGMSDSHFENATGLPSDNHKVTAKDVAVLGRAIIQQFPEWYPIFSQKEYTFSNIKQHNRNTLLWRDPTVDGFKTGHTEAAGYCLATSAMRNGMRLLNVVMGTESEKARADETQKLINYGFRFFETHKLYNAGDERIKSELWKGKEENLSIGLAEDLFITIPKGQYDALEAKVDLPSLLTAPIPKGTRLGQLRVELKGELVAEVPLVALEEAVSGGWWTRTIDSMGLWFEGDDE, from the coding sequence ATGACAAAAAAAATCCATACATTCATGACATTAATGCTGTTTTGTGCGGTTTCAATTGCACAAACCAACATCAGCATCACCCCACAAGCACCTCAAGTGGACGCCAGCAGTTACATATTAATGGACTACCACTCAGGACGAATTCTTGCTGAGAATAACAAAGATTTGGCCGTTGACCCAGCCAGCATCACTAAAATGATGACAGCCTATGTTGTGTTTTCAGAACTGAAAGCGGGCACATTGTCTTTAACAGATATGGTGACAGTGAGCGAAAAAGCTTGGCGCACAGGCGGGTCAAAAATGTTTATCGAAGTGAATAAACAAGTCTCTGTTGATGAGCTGATACACGGCATGATTATTCAATCAGGTAATGATGCTTGTGTTGCATTGGCAGAACACATTGCAGGGAGTGAAGAAGTCTTTGCCAGCATGATGAATCAACATGCCAACAGTTTAGGAATGTCTGATTCTCACTTTGAAAATGCCACCGGCTTGCCATCAGACAACCACAAGGTCACAGCTAAAGATGTTGCCGTATTAGGCAGGGCCATTATTCAACAATTTCCAGAATGGTACCCCATATTTTCACAGAAAGAGTACACATTCAGTAACATCAAACAACACAACCGCAACACCTTATTATGGAGAGACCCTACTGTTGATGGTTTTAAAACGGGCCACACAGAAGCCGCAGGATATTGTTTAGCCACTTCTGCCATGCGCAATGGGATGCGCCTACTCAATGTGGTAATGGGCACAGAATCTGAAAAAGCCCGTGCCGATGAAACACAAAAATTAATCAATTATGGTTTCCGCTTTTTTGAGACTCATAAGCTGTACAATGCGGGCGATGAACGCATCAAGTCTGAATTGTGGAAAGGCAAAGAAGAAAACTTGTCGATTGGTTTAGCAGAAGACCTTTTTATCACCATACCTAAAGGACAATATGATGCTTTAGAAGCCAAAGTTGACTTACCCTCATTGCTCACCGCCCCCATACCGAAAGGCACCCGTCTGGGACAGCTTCGTGTGGAGTTAAAGGGCGAGTTAGTTGCTGAAGTGCCTTTGGTGGCTTTAGAAGAAGCTGTGAGTGGCGGCTGGTGGACGCGTACTATTGACAGCATGGGATTGTGGTTTGAAGGAGATGATGAATGA
- a CDS encoding YbeD family protein, producing the protein MTTPEIPNNGDEPKGFKFPCEYPIKAMGPNTQEFLKEVTDVVASHAPEVSSNSVHSKISSTGKYQSVTVLVMALSKDHLISIYTDVRAIEGVVWTL; encoded by the coding sequence ATGACCACCCCAGAAATACCCAACAATGGTGACGAACCCAAAGGTTTTAAGTTTCCTTGCGAATACCCTATCAAAGCCATGGGCCCCAACACGCAAGAGTTCTTAAAAGAAGTCACTGATGTGGTGGCATCACATGCACCTGAAGTTTCTAGCAATTCGGTTCACAGCAAAATCAGTTCTACGGGCAAGTACCAATCAGTAACTGTTTTGGTCATGGCTTTGTCTAAAGACCACTTAATCAGTATTTATACAGACGTCAGGGCCATTGAAGGCGTGGTATGGACACTCTGA
- the lipB gene encoding lipoyl(octanoyl) transferase LipB translates to MDTLNQKPSPEIIVRRMGKRDYEPVWREMQKFTDERTADTADELWLVEHPPVFTQGLAGKPEHVLAAGDIPVIQVDRGGQVTYHGPGQIVAYPMINLRRHGIGVKSLVSGIEQAIIDTVAEYGVDAKRRENAPGVYVDGAKIASLGLRIRKACSFHGLAFNIAMDLKPFARINPCGFMGLEVTQLSALAEDVTFETVQNQLLEHFCQQLKYTAKETA, encoded by the coding sequence ATGGACACTCTGAATCAAAAACCTTCCCCAGAAATTATTGTTCGCCGAATGGGCAAACGTGACTACGAACCCGTTTGGCGTGAAATGCAAAAATTTACCGATGAAAGGACTGCAGACACAGCTGATGAATTGTGGCTGGTAGAACACCCACCCGTATTTACACAAGGCTTAGCGGGCAAACCAGAACACGTACTGGCTGCAGGAGACATACCTGTCATTCAGGTTGACCGAGGCGGTCAAGTCACTTACCATGGCCCTGGGCAAATAGTCGCCTACCCAATGATTAATTTAAGGCGTCATGGCATAGGCGTAAAATCATTGGTCAGCGGCATTGAACAAGCCATCATTGATACTGTAGCCGAATATGGCGTTGACGCCAAACGTCGCGAAAATGCCCCCGGTGTTTATGTCGATGGTGCTAAAATTGCCTCATTAGGATTGCGCATAAGAAAAGCCTGTTCTTTTCATGGACTGGCCTTTAACATTGCGATGGATTTAAAGCCCTTTGCACGCATTAACCCATGTGGGTTCATGGGACTTGAAGTGACACAGCTGTCTGCGCTTGCAGAAGATGTGACATTTGAGACAGTTCAAAATCAATTGCTTGAGCACTTTTGCCAGCAATTGAAATACACGGCAAAAGAAACAGCATAA
- the lipA gene encoding lipoyl synthase, producing the protein MTDKIPLTIETPAGPKTFGNKELGENKTNRNRAGFDPNAPQLRKPDWIRVRIPTGNAVAKLKSKLRDSSLVTVCEEASCPNIHECFGKGTATFMILGEICTRRCSFCDVAHGRPLAPDAKEAANLAQTIADMELKYVVITSVDRDDLKDGGAQHFVDCISLTREMNPGIKIEILTPDFRGKGRMDKALEILAQSPPDVFNHNLETAYALYKQVRPGADYQWSLDLLKKFKAQHPDVTTKSGIMVGLGETMEQVQETLRHLADHDVDMVTIGQYLQPTKGHHPVLRYWTPDEFKQIEDYGYSLGFQHVASGPLVRSSYHADVQAHEAGAA; encoded by the coding sequence ATGACAGATAAAATACCATTGACCATAGAAACGCCAGCAGGACCTAAAACTTTCGGAAACAAAGAATTAGGTGAAAACAAAACCAACCGAAACCGCGCTGGTTTTGATCCGAATGCGCCACAGTTACGAAAACCTGATTGGATTCGCGTGCGCATTCCCACAGGTAACGCTGTGGCCAAACTGAAAAGCAAATTGCGTGACAGCTCTTTGGTTACTGTTTGTGAGGAAGCCTCCTGCCCTAATATCCACGAATGTTTTGGTAAAGGCACCGCCACCTTCATGATTTTGGGTGAAATATGTACCCGTCGCTGTTCTTTCTGTGATGTGGCCCATGGCAGACCATTGGCACCTGATGCCAAAGAAGCTGCTAATTTGGCACAAACCATTGCTGATATGGAATTGAAATATGTGGTGATTACATCGGTTGATCGCGACGATTTGAAAGATGGTGGCGCGCAACATTTTGTTGATTGCATCAGCTTAACGCGTGAAATGAACCCAGGTATTAAAATCGAAATTTTGACCCCAGACTTCAGGGGTAAGGGTCGGATGGACAAAGCTTTGGAAATTTTAGCCCAAAGTCCACCAGATGTGTTTAACCACAATTTAGAAACTGCTTACGCCTTATACAAACAGGTACGACCTGGTGCAGACTATCAATGGTCTTTAGACTTACTGAAGAAATTCAAAGCCCAACACCCTGATGTGACTACTAAATCTGGCATCATGGTTGGCTTAGGTGAAACCATGGAACAGGTACAAGAAACATTGCGCCACTTGGCAGACCACGATGTGGACATGGTTACCATCGGTCAATACCTGCAACCAACCAAAGGCCATCACCCTGTCTTGCGTTATTGGACGCCTGATGAATTCAAACAAATAGAAGACTACGGCTACAGCTTGGGCTTCCAACACGTGGCCTCAGGCCCATTGGTACGATCAAGCTACCATGCAGACGTTCAAGCACACGAAGCCGGGGCGGCTTAA
- a CDS encoding DUF1501 domain-containing protein produces the protein MNKIKRRTFLQSTAMLGALSGVGVARARGSSPSNQPIVIDLFMRGGMDGLNVVPPFSGTNRSHYETLRPHIQVPKTGNNAVLDIGEVFGFHPAATGLRDMYVDGDLCIIHGTGLPQNNVTRSHFDAMKLIELGTPHSLSTADGWLTRHLSTTTNISGSEVIPVLVSGSSKPISLQSYFNALTVDQVNGYNPNEGRFAHSHADAISNMYSGNSALDLSVAGAMDTLSIISDLDLDNYVPAGGVTYPINSTFSRQLSLIAQLIREDLDVNVATADLGGWDTHNNQGDGGGGGFYNKVADMSNSINALWSDLKAAGLGDQVTIVVHSEFGRRARQNGDSGSGTDHGSGNVMFVIGGKIHGGQMYGAFNGLANDELFGGEDISPEVDFRTVFATIVQEVLGNHKIDQVFPGYTNHTSMNFVSHDLVFKSDFE, from the coding sequence ATGAATAAAATTAAAAGAAGAACTTTCCTGCAGTCCACAGCGATGTTGGGTGCATTATCGGGTGTTGGTGTCGCCAGAGCGCGAGGTTCAAGCCCAAGCAATCAACCCATAGTCATAGATTTGTTCATGCGTGGCGGTATGGACGGGTTGAATGTTGTGCCACCGTTTTCAGGCACCAATCGAAGTCACTACGAAACATTGCGGCCGCATATTCAGGTTCCCAAAACTGGCAACAATGCAGTGCTGGATATTGGTGAAGTTTTTGGTTTTCACCCCGCCGCAACAGGTTTAAGAGACATGTATGTTGATGGAGATTTGTGTATTATTCATGGTACAGGTTTACCTCAAAATAATGTGACTCGAAGTCACTTTGATGCAATGAAGTTGATTGAGTTAGGGACGCCACATAGTTTGAGTACTGCTGACGGCTGGCTAACAAGACATTTAAGCACCACAACGAATATTTCTGGTTCAGAAGTTATTCCTGTTTTGGTTTCAGGTAGTTCTAAACCAATAAGCTTGCAGTCTTATTTTAACGCGCTGACCGTAGATCAGGTTAATGGTTATAATCCCAATGAAGGGCGTTTTGCTCATTCACATGCTGATGCAATCAGTAACATGTATTCGGGTAACAGCGCATTGGATTTGTCAGTGGCAGGTGCCATGGATACCTTGTCTATAATCTCTGATCTGGACTTAGATAATTACGTGCCTGCTGGAGGTGTTACTTATCCAATAAACAGTACATTCAGCCGACAATTGTCTTTGATCGCTCAATTAATTAGAGAAGATTTAGATGTCAATGTAGCTACAGCTGATTTAGGTGGCTGGGACACGCACAATAATCAAGGAGATGGTGGCGGAGGTGGTTTTTACAACAAAGTTGCAGACATGTCTAATTCTATCAACGCCTTGTGGAGTGACTTGAAGGCGGCAGGTTTGGGTGACCAAGTGACGATTGTTGTACACAGTGAATTTGGCCGGCGTGCCAGGCAAAATGGTGACAGTGGTAGCGGTACTGATCATGGATCAGGTAACGTGATGTTTGTTATTGGTGGAAAAATTCATGGAGGTCAAATGTATGGTGCATTCAATGGTTTGGCCAATGATGAATTGTTTGGTGGAGAAGATATTTCACCTGAAGTAGATTTCAGAACAGTTTTTGCCACCATTGTTCAAGAAGTACTTGGAAATCATAAAATCGATCAAGTCTTTCCTGGTTACACTAACCATACCAGTATGAATTTTGTTTCACATGACTTGGTTTTCAAATCTGATTTTGAATAG
- a CDS encoding DUF1800 domain-containing protein, translated as MADFWHDHFSVNGDDFYAKSTMTSWDRDVIRGHMLGNFHELLRATAKHPAMLYYLDNYNNSSSEPNENYARELIELHTMGVENYYGLALPSEVPTVSVTDTGGAWPNNGLIQQYYVDNDVYEATRCLTGWRVNDFSDGGNTGEFFYDDDRHDRFSKNVLSSGFSNFQANQGQSDGDNLIELLAKHPGTAQHIAGKLVRFFLADDPPQSVIDDVAEVFYTNRNASNQLKLVYRALFNHPDFADPTYWQSKLKRPFDTVVSAMRACGTDFTVQPDDDDSNSFEYRMDDTGHFPFEWRAPDGFSMHSSYWMSSTALVQTWKTVDWLMDRSNSGIYLTPLRVDTLAYFQGRPNDLTPQGLVAFWMSKIFDVNPPGGWLGDPVFESAVTFLRQRPESPNYPSWPADKAFSIEALEENNYPYYWHERLRGTVSLILASPYFMQR; from the coding sequence CTGGCGGATTTTTGGCATGATCATTTCAGCGTCAATGGTGATGATTTTTATGCTAAGTCAACCATGACCAGCTGGGACAGAGATGTCATTCGAGGCCATATGTTGGGTAACTTTCATGAATTATTACGGGCAACAGCAAAACACCCAGCGATGCTCTATTACTTAGACAACTACAATAACTCATCATCAGAACCCAATGAAAATTATGCCCGTGAATTGATTGAGTTACATACAATGGGGGTTGAAAACTACTACGGATTGGCGCTTCCCAGCGAGGTGCCAACGGTCTCTGTCACTGATACGGGTGGTGCGTGGCCTAACAATGGGTTGATTCAACAGTATTATGTAGACAATGACGTTTATGAGGCCACTCGTTGTTTAACTGGTTGGCGAGTCAATGATTTTTCAGATGGTGGAAATACAGGTGAGTTCTTTTATGACGACGATCGGCATGATCGTTTTTCTAAAAATGTGTTGTCATCAGGTTTTTCAAATTTTCAAGCCAACCAAGGTCAGTCAGATGGAGATAATTTAATTGAGCTGCTGGCTAAACATCCTGGTACGGCACAACACATCGCTGGTAAATTAGTCCGTTTCTTTCTGGCAGATGATCCGCCACAGTCAGTAATTGATGATGTAGCTGAAGTTTTTTACACAAATAGAAATGCCAGTAATCAATTGAAATTGGTGTATAGGGCATTATTTAATCACCCGGATTTTGCAGATCCTACTTATTGGCAAAGTAAGTTAAAGCGACCATTTGACACGGTGGTTTCGGCTATGCGAGCTTGTGGAACGGACTTTACTGTACAACCAGATGATGATGACAGTAACAGCTTCGAATACCGTATGGATGATACGGGTCATTTTCCATTTGAATGGCGGGCACCCGATGGTTTCTCCATGCATTCCAGTTATTGGATGAGTTCAACTGCACTGGTACAAACTTGGAAAACGGTTGATTGGTTGATGGATCGCAGTAATTCTGGTATTTATTTGACGCCTTTAAGGGTTGATACATTGGCATACTTTCAGGGTAGGCCGAATGATTTAACACCACAAGGTCTTGTGGCTTTTTGGATGAGTAAAATTTTTGATGTCAATCCTCCGGGTGGCTGGTTAGGAGATCCTGTATTTGAGTCAGCAGTCACGTTTTTAAGACAAAGGCCTGAAAGTCCCAATTACCCCAGTTGGCCAGCTGATAAAGCATTTTCAATTGAAGCTTTAGAGGAAAACAATTACCCATACTATTGGCATGAGCGATTGCGTGGAACGGTAAGCTTGATTTTGGCTTCACCTTATTTTATGCAACGATAA
- a CDS encoding prolyl oligopeptidase family serine peptidase has protein sequence MKNPIIYLILMFLLSACDSDVSTQNTNAAPAPTEVVATQVEEKQSTEKQASLEWNYPETKTGDVVDTYFGTEVKDPYRWLEDDLADDTAAWVKAENKVTQKYLANIPYKDQIKEHLTAVWNYEKVTAPFKEGDYTYFYKNDGLQNQYVVYRKKGDGPSEVFLDPNQFSEDGTVSLGQLSFSHDGSKAAYAISEGGSDWRKVRIIDVESKEQIEDTLVDIKFSGLSWYKNEGFYYSSYDKPEGSELSAKTDRHKLYYHKLGTAQSDDSVVFGGTEEEKHRYVFGGVTEDSKYLYISAAVSTNGNKLFLKDLSQKDSKLVTVLDHTDSNTSVFHNIGEQLFLMTDLDAPNKRIVTVDAKNPAPENWKDLIAETEHVLSASNGGGYIFAKYMVDAVSQVKQYDYKGQMIKQVELPGVGTASGFSGKEDETVLYYSFSNYITPGSIYTYHPNTQKSDFYSKPKVNFDPEKFESKQVFYTSKDGTQVPMIITHKKGLNKDGNNPTILYGYGGFNVSLTPRFSIANAVWLEMGGVYAVPNLRGGGEYGKEWHIAGTQLQKQNVFDDFIAAGEYLIENKFTSSDKLAVRGGSNGGLLVGAVMTQRPDLMQVALPAVGVLDMLRYHTFTAGAGWTYDYGTAEQNEEMFKYLLGYSPLHNIKQGVDYPATMVTTGDHDDRVVPAHSFKFAAELQAKGSKANPLLIRIETDAGHGAGTPVSKTIEQYADIYAFTLWNMGVKTL, from the coding sequence ATGAAAAACCCTATAATTTATTTAATCTTGATGTTTTTGTTATCTGCATGTGACAGTGACGTCAGCACCCAAAACACCAATGCAGCACCCGCGCCGACAGAAGTGGTGGCCACACAAGTTGAAGAAAAGCAGTCAACTGAAAAGCAAGCTTCGCTTGAATGGAATTATCCAGAAACCAAAACTGGTGATGTAGTAGACACTTATTTTGGCACCGAGGTGAAAGACCCGTACCGTTGGTTAGAGGATGACTTGGCTGATGACACCGCCGCTTGGGTAAAAGCTGAGAATAAAGTCACACAAAAGTATTTGGCCAACATTCCTTATAAAGACCAAATCAAAGAACATTTAACAGCGGTTTGGAATTATGAAAAAGTAACCGCACCTTTTAAAGAAGGCGACTACACATACTTCTATAAAAATGACGGCTTACAAAACCAGTACGTGGTTTACCGCAAAAAAGGTGATGGCCCCAGTGAAGTTTTCTTAGACCCGAATCAATTCAGCGAAGATGGCACCGTATCATTGGGTCAATTGAGCTTCTCACATGACGGCAGTAAAGCCGCTTATGCCATTTCTGAAGGCGGCAGTGACTGGCGTAAAGTGCGCATCATTGATGTAGAAAGCAAAGAACAAATTGAAGACACCTTGGTTGACATCAAATTCAGTGGCTTGTCTTGGTATAAAAATGAAGGTTTTTATTACTCCAGTTATGACAAACCAGAAGGCAGTGAACTGTCAGCCAAAACAGACCGACACAAACTGTACTACCACAAATTGGGCACAGCACAATCAGATGATTCTGTGGTCTTTGGAGGTACGGAAGAAGAAAAGCACCGCTATGTATTTGGTGGTGTGACTGAAGACAGCAAATACCTGTATATTTCTGCAGCGGTATCTACCAATGGCAACAAATTGTTCCTCAAAGACTTGAGTCAAAAGGACAGCAAGCTGGTTACCGTTTTAGACCACACAGATTCTAATACCAGTGTGTTCCATAACATCGGAGAACAGCTGTTCTTGATGACTGACTTAGACGCACCCAATAAACGCATCGTAACGGTTGATGCGAAAAATCCTGCACCTGAAAACTGGAAAGATTTGATTGCTGAAACTGAGCATGTGTTATCTGCCAGTAATGGTGGTGGATATATCTTTGCCAAATACATGGTTGATGCAGTATCGCAAGTAAAGCAGTATGACTACAAAGGTCAAATGATTAAACAGGTCGAGTTACCTGGCGTGGGTACTGCCAGTGGATTCAGCGGCAAAGAAGATGAAACGGTGTTGTATTATTCGTTCTCAAATTACATCACACCAGGCAGCATTTACACTTACCATCCGAATACACAAAAGTCAGACTTTTATTCAAAGCCTAAAGTGAATTTCGACCCAGAAAAATTTGAATCTAAGCAAGTGTTTTACACTTCAAAAGATGGTACCCAAGTGCCGATGATCATCACCCACAAAAAAGGCCTGAACAAAGACGGCAACAACCCTACCATCTTATATGGTTACGGCGGTTTCAATGTCAGTTTGACGCCAAGGTTCAGCATTGCCAATGCCGTTTGGTTAGAAATGGGCGGTGTTTATGCGGTACCTAACTTGCGTGGCGGTGGTGAATACGGCAAGGAATGGCACATTGCTGGTACCCAATTGCAAAAGCAAAATGTCTTTGATGACTTCATTGCGGCAGGTGAATACCTGATTGAAAACAAATTCACCAGCAGTGACAAGCTGGCTGTCAGAGGCGGTTCTAATGGTGGCTTATTGGTAGGTGCTGTGATGACACAAAGACCTGACTTGATGCAAGTGGCATTGCCTGCAGTCGGTGTTCTGGATATGCTGCGTTACCACACATTCACCGCAGGTGCAGGTTGGACATATGACTACGGTACAGCTGAGCAGAATGAAGAGATGTTTAAGTATTTGTTGGGTTATTCGCCACTGCACAACATCAAGCAAGGCGTTGATTATCCTGCCACCATGGTCACCACAGGTGATCACGATGACCGAGTGGTACCGGCGCATTCATTCAAGTTCGCTGCTGAACTCCAAGCCAAAGGCAGCAAGGCCAATCCGCTGTTGATCCGCATTGAAACTGATGCAGGCCACGGTGCCGGCACACCTGTGTCTAAAACCATAGAGCAGTATGCCGATATTTATGCATTCACTTTGTGGAACATGGGTGTTAAAACGTTGTAA